In Gossypium raimondii isolate GPD5lz chromosome 12, ASM2569854v1, whole genome shotgun sequence, a single window of DNA contains:
- the LOC105763195 gene encoding isocitrate dehydrogenase [NAD] regulatory subunit 1, mitochondrial isoform X1: MARRSIPLLRQLWTLPSFNLTPTRSVTYMPRPGDGAPRAVTLIPGDGIGPLVTGAVEQVMEAMHAPLYFERYEVHGDMERVPEEVIQSIKKNKVCLKGGLATPMGGGVSSLNVQLRRELDLYASLVNCFNLPGLPTRHQDVDIVVIRENTEGEYSGLEHEVVPGVVESLKLITKFCSERIAKYAFEYAYLNNRKKVTAVHKANIMKLADGLFLESCREVSTKYPGIKYNEIIVDNCCMQLVSKPEQFDVMVTPNLYGNLVANTAAGIAGGTGFMPGGNVGADHAVFEQGASAGNVGNVNLVEQKKANPVALLLSSAMMLRHLQFPSFADRLETAVERVISDGKYRTKDLGGTSTTQEVIDAVIAALD, encoded by the exons ATGGCCCGAAGATCCATTCCCCTCCTCAGACAACTCTGGACCTTACCGTCTTTTAATCTGACACCAACTCGATCCGTCACCTACATGCCCCGCCCAGGCGACGGTGCGCCGCGAGCCGTTACCTTGATCCCTGGTGACGGGATCGGACCTCTTGTGACGGGTGCTGTGGAGCAAGTGATGGAAGCGATGCACGCGCCTCTATATTTCGAGCGATACGAGGTTCACGGCGACATGGAGCGCGTGCCTGAAGAAGTGATCCAATCAATTAAGAAGAACAAAGTCTGTTTGAAAGGAGGATTGGCTACGCCGATGGGAGGAGGTGTGAGCTCGCTTAATGTGCAACTGAGAAGAGAGCTGGATTTGTACGCTTCGCTCGTCAATTGCTTCAATTTGCCTGGCTTGCCCACAAGGCATCAGGATGTTGATATTGTGGTGATCAGAGAGAACACCGAAGGCGAGTACTCTGGCCTCGAACACGAGGTCGTCCCTGGAGTCGTCGAGAGTCTTAAG TTGATAACAAAGTTCTGTTCGGAGCGCATTGCAAAATATGCATTTGAATACGCTTATTTAAACAACAGAAAGAAAGTGACCGCCGTGCATAAAGCCAACATCATGAAGCTTGCTGATGGGTTGTTCTTGGAATCTTGCCGAGAGGTTTCTACCAAGTATCCAGGGATTAAGTACAATGAAATAATCGTGGACAATTGCTGTATGCAGCTTGTTTCCAAGCCTGAGCAGTTTGATGTCATG gtaACACCCAATCTTTATGGCAATTTAGTTGCAAATACAGCTGCTGGTATTGCTGGGGGCACTGGATTTATGCCTGGAG GCAATGTTGGGGCTGATCATGCTGTTTTCGAGCAAGGGGCTTCTGCAGGAAATGTGGGCAATGTGAATCTGGTGGAACAGAAGAAAGCAAACCCTGTGGCCCTGCTTCTGTCGTCTGCTATGATGTTAAGACATCTGCAGTTTCCCTCATTTGCAGATCGATTGGAAACTGCTGTGGAACGGGTTATATCAGATGGCAAGTACCGTACAAAGGACCTTGGAGGAACTAGTACTACTCAAGAAGTCATTGATGCAGTCATAGCTGCATTAGACTGA
- the LOC105763195 gene encoding isocitrate dehydrogenase [NAD] regulatory subunit 1, mitochondrial isoform X2, with protein MARRSIPLLRQLWTLPSFNLTPTRSVTYMPRPGDGAPRAVTLIPGDGIGPLVTGAVEQVMEAMHAPLYFERYEVHGDMERVPEEVIQSIKKNKVCLKGGLATPMGGGVSSLNVQLRRELDLYASLVNCFNLPGLPTRHQDVDIVVIRENTEGEYSGLEHEVVPGVVESLKFCSERIAKYAFEYAYLNNRKKVTAVHKANIMKLADGLFLESCREVSTKYPGIKYNEIIVDNCCMQLVSKPEQFDVMVTPNLYGNLVANTAAGIAGGTGFMPGGNVGADHAVFEQGASAGNVGNVNLVEQKKANPVALLLSSAMMLRHLQFPSFADRLETAVERVISDGKYRTKDLGGTSTTQEVIDAVIAALD; from the exons ATGGCCCGAAGATCCATTCCCCTCCTCAGACAACTCTGGACCTTACCGTCTTTTAATCTGACACCAACTCGATCCGTCACCTACATGCCCCGCCCAGGCGACGGTGCGCCGCGAGCCGTTACCTTGATCCCTGGTGACGGGATCGGACCTCTTGTGACGGGTGCTGTGGAGCAAGTGATGGAAGCGATGCACGCGCCTCTATATTTCGAGCGATACGAGGTTCACGGCGACATGGAGCGCGTGCCTGAAGAAGTGATCCAATCAATTAAGAAGAACAAAGTCTGTTTGAAAGGAGGATTGGCTACGCCGATGGGAGGAGGTGTGAGCTCGCTTAATGTGCAACTGAGAAGAGAGCTGGATTTGTACGCTTCGCTCGTCAATTGCTTCAATTTGCCTGGCTTGCCCACAAGGCATCAGGATGTTGATATTGTGGTGATCAGAGAGAACACCGAAGGCGAGTACTCTGGCCTCGAACACGAGGTCGTCCCTGGAGTCGTCGAGAGTCTTAAG TTCTGTTCGGAGCGCATTGCAAAATATGCATTTGAATACGCTTATTTAAACAACAGAAAGAAAGTGACCGCCGTGCATAAAGCCAACATCATGAAGCTTGCTGATGGGTTGTTCTTGGAATCTTGCCGAGAGGTTTCTACCAAGTATCCAGGGATTAAGTACAATGAAATAATCGTGGACAATTGCTGTATGCAGCTTGTTTCCAAGCCTGAGCAGTTTGATGTCATG gtaACACCCAATCTTTATGGCAATTTAGTTGCAAATACAGCTGCTGGTATTGCTGGGGGCACTGGATTTATGCCTGGAG GCAATGTTGGGGCTGATCATGCTGTTTTCGAGCAAGGGGCTTCTGCAGGAAATGTGGGCAATGTGAATCTGGTGGAACAGAAGAAAGCAAACCCTGTGGCCCTGCTTCTGTCGTCTGCTATGATGTTAAGACATCTGCAGTTTCCCTCATTTGCAGATCGATTGGAAACTGCTGTGGAACGGGTTATATCAGATGGCAAGTACCGTACAAAGGACCTTGGAGGAACTAGTACTACTCAAGAAGTCATTGATGCAGTCATAGCTGCATTAGACTGA
- the LOC105763200 gene encoding LOW QUALITY PROTEIN: uncharacterized protein LOC105763200 (The sequence of the model RefSeq protein was modified relative to this genomic sequence to represent the inferred CDS: inserted 2 bases in 2 codons) — MSSQISEADQELLLLKLDIFKIRGKDKQGHKILRIIGKFFPARLLIVEVVKKYLEEHIFXRLGKRRFSVLYVHTGVQRSDNXPGISGLRWIYKAIPINVRDNLQAVYFLHPGLQAHLFLATFGRFLFSGGLYGKLRYVSRVDYLWEHVKRKEVEIPEFVYDHDEDLEYRPMTDYGLESDHPRVSLSPFVSSYSMSLYDSKIRS; from the exons ATGTCATCCCAGATTTCCGAGGCTGATCAAGAACTCCTCCTGCTCAAACTCGACATTTTCAAGATCCGCGGCAAAGATAAGCAAGGTCACAAGATTCTTCGTATTATCGGAAAATTCTTCCCTG CTCGGTTATTGATCGTTGAGGTTGTGAAGAAGTATTTGGAAGAGCATATAT CAAGGCTAGGAAAGAGGAGGTTTTCGGTGTTGTACGTGCACACCGGGGTTCAAAGGAGCGACA TTCCTGGAATCTCAGGGCTACGGTGGATCTACAAGGCCATCCCTATCAACGTTAGGGATAATCTCCAAGCCGTATACTTCCTGCACCCTGGCCTCCAGGCCCATCTCTTCCTCGCCACCTTTGGCCGCTTTCTCTTCAGCGGAGG GTTGTACGGGAAACTGAGATACGTGAGCAGGGTGGACTATCTATGGGAGCACGTGAAGAGGAAGGAGGTTGAGATCCCAGAGTTTGTGTATGATCATGATGAAGATTTGGAGTACCGTCCGATGACGGACTACGGATTGGAGAGTGATCACCCTAGGGTTTCCCTTTCTCCATTTGTCTCCAGCTACTCTATGAG CCTTTATGATTCCAAAATCCGGTCCTAA
- the LOC105763199 gene encoding uncharacterized protein LOC105763199 gives MSSQISEADQELLLLKLDIFKIRGKDKQGHKILRIIGKFFPARLLIVEVVKKYLEEHIFPRLGKRRFSVLYVHTGVQRSDNFPGISGLRWIYKAIPINVRDNLQAVYFLHPGLQAHLFLATFGRFLFSGGLYGKLRYVSRVDYLWEHVKRKEVEIPEFVYDHDEDLEYRPMTDYGLESDHPRVSLSPFVSSYSMSLYDSKIRS, from the exons ATGTCATCCCAGATTTCCGAGGCTGATCAAGAACTCCTCCTGCTCAAACTCGACATTTTCAAGATCCGCGGCAAAGATAAGCAAGGTCACAAGATTCTTCGTATTATCGGAAAATTCTTCCCTG CTCGGTTATTGATCGTTGAGGTTGTGAAGAAGTATTTGGAAGAGCATATATTTCCAAGGCTAGGAAAGAGGAGGTTTTCGGTGTTGTACGTGCACACCGGGGTTCAAAGGAGCGACAACTTCCCTGGAATCTCAGGGCTACGGTGGATCTACAAGGCCATCCCTATCAACGTTAGGGATAATCTCCAAGCCGTATACTTCCTGCACCCTGGCCTCCAGGCCCATCTCTTCCTCGCCACCTTTGGCCGCTTTCTCTTCAGCGGAGG GTTGTACGGGAAACTGAGATACGTGAGCAGGGTGGACTATCTATGGGAGCACGTGAAGAGGAAGGAGGTTGAGATCCCAGAGTTTGTGTATGATCATGATGAAGATTTGGAGTACCGTCCGATGACGGACTACGGATTGGAGAGTGATCACCCTAGGGTTTCCCTTTCTCCATTTGTCTCCAGCTACTCTATGAG CCTTTATGATTCCAAAATCCGGTCCTAA